In the genome of Triticum urartu cultivar G1812 chromosome 5, Tu2.1, whole genome shotgun sequence, one region contains:
- the LOC125555642 gene encoding phosphoribosylformylglycinamidine cyclo-ligase, chloroplastic/mitochondrial-like, whose translation MTADRVLHLLRAPAASPAAAHGRGPPRPQRVGLPPVKRRVGVACSSSTEEDSMTYKGAGVACSSSTEEDGMTYKGAGVDIDAGSELVRRIRKMAPWIGGFGGILPHKDEYLVFSVDGVGTKLKLAFETGIHDTIGIDLVAMSVNDILTSGAKPLVFSDYYATGKLDVDLAEKVIKGILDGCEQSGCNLIGGETAEMPGFYGEGEYDLGGFAMGVVDKDKLIDGKNIVEGDILIGLPSNGVHSNGFSLVRRVLDKSGLSLTDQFPGNDGKTTTVGETLMTPTTIYVKQVLEIISKGGVKGLAHITGGGFTDNIPRVFPSGLGAKIFTGLWEVPPVFKWLQHVGKIEDAEMMRTFNMGVGMVLVVSKEAADRIIEESSPAYRIGEVIQGKGVHYV comes from the exons ATGACAGCCGACCGCGTCCTCCACCTCCTTCGCGCGCCGGCGGCTTCCCCGGCGGCAGCTCACGGCCGGGGCCCTCCCCGGCCGCAGCGCGTCGGCCTCCCACCGGTAAAGCGGCGCGTCGGCGTGGCCTGCTCCAGCTCCACCGAGGAGGACAGCATGACTTACAAGGGCGCCGGTGTGGCCTGCTCCAGCTCCACCGAGGAGGACGGCATGACTTACAAGGGCGCCGGCGTGGACATCGACGCTGGCTCCGAGCTCGTGCGCCGCATCCGCAAGATGGCCCCCTGGATAGGCGGCTTCGGCGGCATCCTCCCCCACA AGGATGAATACCTTGTATTTAGCGTTGATGGTGTTGGGACAAAGCTGAAGCTTGCATTTGAAACTGGTATTCATGATACAATTGGGATTGACCTG GTAGCTATGAGTGTTAATGATATCCTAACATCAGGCGCAAAACCATTGGTCTTCTCAGATTACTATGCTACGGGCAAGCTTGATGTCGATCTTGCAGAGAAG GTTATTAAGGGAATATTGGATGGATGCGAACAATCAGGCTGTAATCTGATAGGAGGAGAG ACAGCAGAGATGCCTGGTTTCTACGGGGAAGGTGAATATGATCTAGGTGGTTTTGCCATGGGTGTTGTGGACAAGGATAAGCTCATCGACGGTAAAAATATCGTGGAGGGAGATATCCTCATTGGTCTTCCTTCAAATGGGGTTCATTCAAATGGGTTCTCTCTCGTTAGAAG AGTATTGGACAAAAGTGGACTCTCCTTGACTGATCAGTTCCCAGGAAACGATGGCAAAACAACTACCGTCGGTGAAACTCTCATGACACCGACTACAATCTATGTTAAGCAG GTACTTGAGATCATAAGCAAGGGTGGTGTGAAAGGACTAGCCCATATCACTGGTGGTGGCTTCACTGATAACATCCCGAGAGTATTTCCTTCTGGACTCGGGGCCAAAATCTTCACTGGATTGTGGGAAGTGCCACCTGTGTTCAAGTGGCTTCAACAT GTTGGAAAAATTGAAGATGCCGAGATGATGCGGACGTTCAACATGGGCGTCGGGATGGTCCTTGTAGTAAGCAAGGAGGCAGCTGACAGGATTATCGAGGAATCAAGCCCTGCTTATCGCATTGGAGAGGTGATCCAGGGCAAGGGTGTTCACTACGTCTGA
- the LOC125555641 gene encoding cyclin-C1-1-like, giving the protein MSFHIWRLAQQVKVRQRVIVTAITYFRCVCTRTMSESICRKSMAEYDPCLVAPACLYLASKVEESTVQTRHLVFYIKMMCSDDKYRFEFKYILEMEMKLLEALNYYLVVLHPYCPLLRLLQDAGITDLTQFAWGLVNDTYKMDLILIYPPYMSALACIYIASVLKGKDTTSWFEELHVDMNILKNISMEILDLYDTYKIDPNRGL; this is encoded by the exons ATGTCCTTTC ATATATGGCGGTTGGCCCAGCAGGTGAAAGTTAGACAAAG AGTCATAGTTACTGCAATCACATACTTCAGGTGTGTCTGTACAAG AACTATGTCTGAATCTATTTGCCGAAAGAGCATGGCGGAGTATGATCCTTGTTTGGTAGCACCAGCTTGTTTGTATTTGGCATCAAAGGTGGAGGAAAGCACAGTGCAAACAAGGCATCTCGTATTTTACATCAAGATGATGT GTTCTGATGACAAGTAcagatttgaattcaaatatATTCTTGAAATGGAAATGAAGCTCCTGGAAGCACTCAACTATTATTTGGTTGTTTTGCACCCATACTGTCCTCTTTTA AGGTTATTGCAGGATGCTGGCATAACAGATCTGACACAATTCGCCTG GGGCCTTGTCAATGATACTTACAAGATGGATCTTATTCTCATATATCCTCCATATATGAGTGCATTGGCCTGCATATACATTGCAAGTGTTCTTAAAGGTAAGGACACGACTTCCTGGTTTGAAGAACTCCATGTTGACATGAACATT CTTAAGAATATTTCTATGGAAATCTTGGACTTGTACGACACCTACAAGATTGATCCTAATAGGGGCCTCTAG